In Rhodococcus qingshengii JCM 15477, the sequence GACGCCTCGTCCTTGTTGGAACCGATGATCAGTGGGATTCGGTGCGCGTAACCCTTCTGGAAAGCCGCAACCGGGTAGTGCGGCACCAGATCGCGATCGACAACGGGTGCCATCGCCAAAGTTCCCGGAATCCGGGTCGGAATTTCGTTGACCAAATCATCGCTTGCCTTGACGAGCAGTTCCAGATCCGTGGTCAGCAGATCGCCTGCGTCTTCGGGGTCGATCGAGAGCAGTTCGAGAAACCGCTCTGCAACGGTCTTGGCGCGCTCGGCCCCGTAGACGGAGGTCGCGGGCGGACTCTGGGCAATCGCACGATGGAACAGACCTTCGGCGCTCGGACAGGTCATGAGCGTCGTGATGGATCCTGCGCCGGAGGACTCCCCGAACACGGTCACCGCACTCGGGTCACCACCGAAGGCGTCGATGTTGTCTCGAACCCATTCGAGTGCCGCAATCTGGTCTCGCAGACCACAGTTCGATTCGAAAACAGTATCCGCGGTGGAGAATGCAGACAGGTCCAGGAATCCGAGTGCGCCGACGCGATAGTTGAAGGAGACGAGAACGACGTCACCGGTTTCAGCCAGATGACGGCCGTCGTAGATCGTTTGGGCGGCGGATCCGAGGCAGTAGGCGCCGCCGTGAATCCACACCATCACCGGTCGCGGCGTGCCGTCGGGTCGCGGGGCCCAGACGTTGATCGACAGGCAGTCCTCGTCGATTTTGAAGGCCCGATCGATCGGAACCGCCGGACTCTGGCCTTGCGGCGCGATCGGCCCGAACTCACGACAGTCGCGCACCCCGTCCCACGACTGTGCGGGTTGCGGCGCTCGGAACCTCCGCTCACCCACCGGCGCCGCTGCGTAGGGCATGCCCTTCCACGCGAATACACCGCCATCCGGATACCCGCGGGCTTCTCCGCCTCGCGCCCGGATCACCAGAGTTCCGTCCTCGCCGAGATTTGGTCGAACGTCGGTCTCCATGTCTGAATCCCCTCCCGACCCGCGCGTGTGGCAATCAAGACCAAACCTACCAATCTCGGACGGGTGTGCGCCGAGTACACAACCCCTCGGTGTTAAGGTCGCCTAGTTCTGACACGGGGTGCTCCGCATGGGCGGGGCTGAGAACACACCCGGGAACCTGATCAGGTAATGCTGACGAAGGGATGTCATGGC encodes:
- a CDS encoding carboxylesterase/lipase family protein, with product METDVRPNLGEDGTLVIRARGGEARGYPDGGVFAWKGMPYAAAPVGERRFRAPQPAQSWDGVRDCREFGPIAPQGQSPAVPIDRAFKIDEDCLSINVWAPRPDGTPRPVMVWIHGGAYCLGSAAQTIYDGRHLAETGDVVLVSFNYRVGALGFLDLSAFSTADTVFESNCGLRDQIAALEWVRDNIDAFGGDPSAVTVFGESSGAGSITTLMTCPSAEGLFHRAIAQSPPATSVYGAERAKTVAERFLELLSIDPEDAGDLLTTDLELLVKASDDLVNEIPTRIPGTLAMAPVVDRDLVPHYPVAAFQKGYAHRIPLIIGSNKDEASIFKFMKSPLMPVSAQSVEAMLQLLADDHPDISATKLAEIMSAYPDHAKPSGALALSRDAAFRMPTLWIADAHCRHSPTWVYRFDHATPMLKAARIGAGHATELPYVFGNFGTLNVDPTFWLGGRKAAMEVAGRIQRRWLAFARHAVPAALDGSKHWAPYEEEKRSTLLIDSADTLVSDPDHGLRVAWGNDVMGFN